GCGCTCCGGGCGGTCGCCCGCGACTACGTCTCGCTCACCAAGCCGCGGATCATCGTCCTGCTCGAGGTGACCGCCCTCGCCGCGATGGTGATGGCGGCGCGCGGCTGGCCGGGCACCTGGCTGGTGCTGGCCACCCTGGCCGGCGGGGCGCTCGCCGCCGCGGGCGCGAACACCATCAACATGTGGTTCGACCGCGACATCGACCGGACCATGCAGCGCACCTGCGGCCGCCCCATCGCCAGCGGGAGGATCGGCCCCACCGCGGCGCTCGCCTTCGGGATCGGGCTCGGCGCCGCCGGCTTCCTGGTGCTCGCCCTCTTCGCCAACCTCCTCGCCGCGGTGCTCGCCACCAGCGCTCTGCTCTTCTACGTGCTCGTCTACACGATGTACCTCAAGCGCAGCTCGATCCAGAACATCGTCATCGGCGGCGCCGCCGGGGCGGTGCCCCCGCTGGTGGGCTGGGCGGCGGTCACCGGACGGCTCGACGTCGCCGCGCTCTTCCTCTTCGCGGTGATCTTCTACTGGACCCCGCCCCACTTCTGGGCGCTGTCGCTGCTGATGCAGGGCGACTACACCCTCGCCCGGGTGCCGATGCTCCCGGTGGTGGTGGGCTCACGCCGCACCCGGGTCCACATCGTGCTCTGGACCCTCATCCTGCTCATCGTCACCGTCCTGCCCTTCCTGGCCCACTCCTTCGGCTGGGTGTACATGGCCGGGGCGGCGGTGCTCGACGGCCTGTTCCTCGCCGACGCCCTGCGCCTGCTCGGTGATCCCAGCGCGCGTTCGGCCTCGCGCCTCTTCCACTTCTCGCTCCTCTACCTGGCGCTGCTCTTCGCGGTGATGGCGATCGACCGCGTCGTCATCCCCGGCTGACTCACGGAGGCTCCGACGCATGGACAAGAACCTGGCCCGGCGCAACATGCGGATGGGCATCGCGCTCTTCGTCATCCTCCTGGCGATGTTCGGCGTCACCTTCGTGTGGGCGCAGATCTACCTCAACGCGGTCGGCTAGGGGGATCGGTGATGGCGGACACCTCGCATGACCAGCACGGCCACGGCGGCCACGACGAGATCCACCTGCCCCCCAACAGCTGGGTGCCGCTCTCGACCGCGGCCTCGCTCACCACGTTCTTCATCGGCATCATCGTCGGCGTCTGGCTGGCGATCATCGGTCTGGTCTGTCTGATCCTCAGCCTGCTCGCCTGGGTGCGCGCCGCCCGCAACGAATTCCAGGAACTGCCCGACTGAGGGTCCCGGGCGGTACGCGCCCGCTACCCTGAGGCGATCGTGAAGGCATCTCTGGGGCTCGGCGACTGGACCTTCGAGCCCACCGTCACCCTGGGCCTGGCCGCGCTGGTCGCCGCCTACGTGATCGCGGTGCGACGCGGCCGGCTGCGGCGGGACGACGACGTCACCCCATGGCTCGCCTCCGCGCGCTGGCGGCCCTGGCTGTTCGGGCTCGGGATGCTGACCGCGTTCCTGGCGCTGGAGTCACCGGTCGACACCGGTGGCGACAACTACCTGCTCTCCCTGCACATGGTCCAGCACCTGGTGCTGATGATGGTGTCGCCGCCGCTCGTGCTCCTCGGCCTCTGCGGCATGCGCTCCCCCGACCCCGCCCGGTCGCCGGGGCCGCGGCGCCTCTGGACGGCGATCACCCGGCCGCTGCCGGCCACCGTGCTCTTCAACGCGGTGCTGCTGGTCTGGCACATCCCCACCCTCTACGACGCCACCCTGCGCAACGAGACCCTGCACATCGTCGAGCACGTCACCTTCATCGCCGTCGGCGTGGTGCTCTGGTGGGCGGTGGTCGACCCGATCCGGGGAGAGGGCACCACCCCGGTGAGCTCCTTCCAGAAGATCGCCGCCCTCGCGGTGGCCGGGGTGCCACCCACCGTGCTCGGGCTCATCTTCGCGGTGGCGCGGAGCCCCTTCTACGAGTTCTACGCCCGGGCGCCGCGGCTCTGGGGCCTGAGCCCGGTCACCGATCAGCAGATTGCCGGAGTGGTGATGTTCGGGCTTGGCAACCTCGTCTATTTCGCGGCGATCTCGGTGATCTTCTGGCGAATCCTCGGCAATCCCGCGGACGACGACATCGAAGCGATCGCTCCGCCTTTCATGGGGTGAATACCCTAAAATCCCAGGCTGATCGGGCGAAGGCACGGATTCCGCGCCGCTCCGTTCCCCGAGTGGCACAGCGACGCACATCCCGGTGAGGAGGGCATGTCGATGACCAGACTCCGGAGCATCCTGCTCGGGACCGGCGCCTCCCTGGTGCTGGTGCTCAGCGCCTGCGGGAACGGTCCTCCGCCCGACG
The window above is part of the Candidatus Dormiibacterota bacterium genome. Proteins encoded here:
- a CDS encoding heme o synthase — encoded protein: MTVAVGLETAAAEPRALRAVARDYVSLTKPRIIVLLEVTALAAMVMAARGWPGTWLVLATLAGGALAAAGANTINMWFDRDIDRTMQRTCGRPIASGRIGPTAALAFGIGLGAAGFLVLALFANLLAAVLATSALLFYVLVYTMYLKRSSIQNIVIGGAAGAVPPLVGWAAVTGRLDVAALFLFAVIFYWTPPHFWALSLLMQGDYTLARVPMLPVVVGSRRTRVHIVLWTLILLIVTVLPFLAHSFGWVYMAGAAVLDGLFLADALRLLGDPSARSASRLFHFSLLYLALLFAVMAIDRVVIPG
- a CDS encoding cytochrome c oxidase subunit 4; protein product: MADTSHDQHGHGGHDEIHLPPNSWVPLSTAASLTTFFIGIIVGVWLAIIGLVCLILSLLAWVRAARNEFQELPD
- a CDS encoding cytochrome c oxidase assembly protein encodes the protein MKASLGLGDWTFEPTVTLGLAALVAAYVIAVRRGRLRRDDDVTPWLASARWRPWLFGLGMLTAFLALESPVDTGGDNYLLSLHMVQHLVLMMVSPPLVLLGLCGMRSPDPARSPGPRRLWTAITRPLPATVLFNAVLLVWHIPTLYDATLRNETLHIVEHVTFIAVGVVLWWAVVDPIRGEGTTPVSSFQKIAALAVAGVPPTVLGLIFAVARSPFYEFYARAPRLWGLSPVTDQQIAGVVMFGLGNLVYFAAISVIFWRILGNPADDDIEAIAPPFMG